One genomic segment of Lampris incognitus isolate fLamInc1 chromosome 2, fLamInc1.hap2, whole genome shotgun sequence includes these proteins:
- the LOC130106904 gene encoding troponin T, cardiac muscle isoforms-like: protein MEKDFTELQSLIEAHFENRKKEEEELLNLTDRIEKRRSERAEQMKIRAEREKERQAKLAEEKARKEEEEAKKKADDDAKKKKILSSLNFSGYKTQNKGGTKKQTEREKKRKILSDRRKELNIDHLREDKLREKANEMWQWMQQLEAEKFELQYKHMRQRYEVTVLRNRVSDHQKSSKGSRSKRGLRK, encoded by the exons ATGGAGAAGGACTTCACTGAGCTCCAGAGCTTGATAGAAGCTCACTTCGAGAACCgcaagaaggaggaagaggagctccTTAATCTCACAGATCGTATT GAGAAACGCCGGTCGGAGAGAGCTGAGCAGATGAAAATCAGGGCGGAGCGGGAAAAAGAACGACAAGCCAAATTAGCT GAAGAGAAAGCaaggaaagaagaggaagaggccaAGAAGAAGGCGGACGACGACGCCAAAAAGAAGAAGATCCTCAGCAGCTTAAATTTCTCTGGATACAAG ACGCAGAACAAGGGTGGGACGAAGAAACAGACGGAGcgagaaaagaaaaggaagattTTAAGTGATCGGCGTAAGGAGTTGAACATTGATCACCTGAGAGAGGACAAACTCAG GGAAAAGGCAAATGAAATGTGGCAGTGGATGCAACAACTAGAGGCAGAGAAATTTGAACTGCAGTATAAACACATGAGGCAGAGGTATGAG GTCACTGTGCTGAGAAACCGAGTCAGTGATCACCAGAAAAG